The genomic interval gatcacggagagaacgggaaagctttgagccttctgtgaccaccactttaagatatcgaagttttcgctatctgcttcattaaaatcaaaagaagtcgtaaaataattctcaagttcctgtggatccccgtggacgttttgtccgttcttttaataagagttgtacttttgtaagttttaaattactactagtagtttgttgaatttcagaaatattaatttgtgttccatattttgcataatattgattataaatatcatataaataaattctaacattatatataatattaattggatcggggaagaagaatctttaattggaattaaagcatcataatataaagttaacatttcttgtaaaacttctaatttaaatctaggatctaaagcaaatgcaattaaataaatttcaggaattaaataaaaatatttttcccatttagttttcatagctaagatgcaaggagataaagattcattattaatatgttcatttaaaactaatactatattagaaaaattttctaaaactaattgagcaatgGGATAATACacaggaaagttgttcggttgcatcattaaatacttttaaaatttcacaaatactactacaaatattccattgttgtgaaaataaatatatattagcattagtgttttgtgcaaaaatgaacataataattctttatattgaaatgaatcttgtaataattagtatgttgaattccaacgtgttggtacatcacgtggaaattttttaggtctcattccattaattttacaaaacctaccccattgtttcattatagatggatgagaccataaataagaaattgcaattctaattggtttaatataactttctaaaatttttaaaccatcttgaacacataaatttaaaacatgacatacacaacgaatatgaaaaaataaacctccaataataggttgacaaacaaattttagatcatctatacaagcggtattagaactagcattatctaatgatattgaaaatattttatgagttaaaccatattcttctaaaattaaacataataattgtgcgatattatgagcattatgtgattcatcaaaactctataagctaataatcttttttggagattccaagagttatcgatccaatggcaagtcacacccatatacgaatgtgtttgccaatgatcactccaaatatcggaacataaagaaactttattatctaatttactaaattcatcaattaaattctttttccttgttttactaatttttaaattgtacgagtaagtgtagtcctaggaacacgtttagcacatggattaagagattctttacaaaatcttcaaatgtgcatttagatccaaaactaaaagaaagatgttctacgaaacaaatttagctaatgattctcttaatttattatccgaatataaaataaaccggaatcggtactaccgctagttgaagaaaatcttgataattgtgtttgagaacgagtccatattccgtcgggtgcttgctttctacatgtcgtttcaacgacccatagccgctgCCGGATTGAAACATAGCattgcttacattttgcacgcatttctccacgtaagagtgaccttctcaaaatgtttagtaaaaatagaagattttagaggaggaagttccgaaccttagaagtaattgcatcggtacttccttgtgtgtcgggtgtcggattggaagatgctcgatctcatcatctgtggattgaatgttggggtcctcctcccgtggattcattatttgctttccttagagctcgagatgatgcacctccgcggcctccttccattgtaattgaaaagaaagcgtgtagagattagagaatacgaaatgagattaagagtagagaagatgtgtgaaaatgatgaaataagctctctatttatagagttttgatagtaacgacactaaatcatagccattgatcaaaaacggccaaatgatcctaaccgttgaaaaaatacctaaaaacccTCCCATCTGAACCGGGTTAATCGGTTCCAACTATGAACACGGTTAACCGCGGTTCAAGccgcttaaaaaaaaaaaaaattatgtttgcggctgaaccgccggttcaacccgccggtttcGGCCctgcgaaccgggtcaacgggcaaccggcccgttgacccggttacgggcccgggccgggtccgggccagacccggcccggggtcgggtctaccaGCAACAATATAAAACAAATTATTAATGCCTTTTTTATTTCATTCTCCAAAAGTTAATAATATCAGTTTAACCAATGGAACTAAGGACACCAAAGAagagtaaaataataaagataaaAAAAGACAGTTATTAGGGTCCACATGAATCTGTCTAGGCTGTTGAATACTTGAATGTTGTTCTATTTCATGATCATTACAtgtaattatgatttaattaaaccATTAGGGTTATGCATGGTCCATGCAAGAATACAAGAAATATATGAGAAGTCGCACTCACTAAAAAGGGACTGTTCTACTTGTTAGAGACAAACATATGTATGTGCCAAACTTATGTCCTCTATTCTCACTTATATATGGTGAGAATTGTACATTAGGAATTGTCTTGTATAATGAGACAACACATCATTGTTGGTCACAAGTAACCAGCATCTCGACTTGGttattttaccaaaaaaaaaaaaaaaaaatcaatgtgaaaaagataattttttttttcactctaGTACTTCAAAGGGATTTAGCTGAGTGAATTGGATCGATAAGTATGATTTGCCTAAAGTGCTCGAAGTTTGCTTGAAAAAGTTGGAGaattacattaaattaaattgaactaTTAAAAGGAGTTGAAGTAGTGCAATTCAACTGAAGTGAATTAGTAAAAGGGGCTGGTtgagtaattttttttatcagtaaATATAAATTTCATTTAATTCATCGAATTGAAATACAACTCATTTTCATTCCTCAAGCCAAACCTTTAAGAGACCACATCACAAGCCCATCATGGTCCCAAAAATGAACCTCTTAAATACTTCACAATGAACAAGTTGAACGCTGTCATGTTCTTGATCTCAATTGACAAATGAGAGACATGACTCCATTGCCCCACCACAAAGCACTGGGTCATGTAGATTCTTGTCGCCATTGGTCACAAGCTTGCCATGTCGCTATGCAGGAAGGGATAATTAACCCAATTgcgtatttttcatatttattcgttttttgaaaaaaaaatggaattcGATTATTAAATTCACAATTTAGAGGCAGCCAATTATTGTAGGACCCATGTTGTATGATTTAACTGATAAATTGTGGCTAGGCCCTGTAGAGTTTAGGGGTGgcaatttttgacccgacacgaaaacaTGATCCAaaccgaacacgaaaaaatcaggttagggttgggtagtttcgggttcgggtcgaaatcgggtcgacccatttgacccaattaataaacaggtcgggttcgggtcaacctgaaatgacccaattacaacccgcgaacccgtttataaataattataaatttaaactaaaattacaaatttaaactaaaattacaaatttaaaaaagttaaaaaccctaaacatagagaTATGCTATGCTATTAATTGCAATGTTGCTAtgacttatcatttatgatatgaattttcaatttgtgtagataaatgttatttttaattttttaatttaatatacaaaatttatttaatgaattcaggtcatattcgggtcaaacgggtcaaacaggttaaacgggtcaagcgggtcaaacgggttaaacgggtcaaacgggtcgggttcgggtcaagtgcaaataaacagatcaggttcatgttGAATATTTTGACCCGAATTAGtaatcaggtcgggttcaggttgtcatttgcCAACCCGCCAACCTACCAACCTAAACTCATCAACCCGAACCCAAACCGAATTGCCACCCCTAGTAGAGTTGACAAATATATTTTCATCTTTGTTAATGATTCATTTTTGTCTACTtctacttaaacttaaaattagataaataattttttgataCAAGTAGTAAGTAATTAATTGTGTGATGgaattcaaataaatttaaaattaaatgcaTGCAGAGTTTAAGCTTTTCTGAAATAACGGGTCGAATTCGGACACAATTGGAACTGTTTAAAGTAGGTAAATCTAAAGCAAATCTAAAATAAATTTCAGAGATTTGGTAGTGtttttgtatttaatgatttttgGAACAGAAAAGTAGGAGGTTAATTTTGGTAGAAAGAAACATGGGTATGAGAATCGGTTACCTGAAATGGGGACGATGCACGCGCGGACCAATAGCAAGTTCTACCCAATCCGCACCCACGTGGGAGTGGACCCCTCCACTTTGGGCGGATACCATGGGATGGGGCCCGGCGTCAGCGTCGCGATACTTAGGGAGATGAAATGAAACGAAACGAGATCCAAATGAAGCAGAAGGTCTCGGCGGTATAAATTCAGCGGCACCGCCTCCCGCGACCTTGTGCTTTCGCCGCCCTCCGCCGTCCGACGATCCATAACGCTCCGTGCTTGCGCTCCGGAGGCTCGGCGGCCATGGACAAGAGGCGATGCTACAGTGCGGAGCGGCTCCTTGCGTCGCCGGCGGAATtcggcgacggcggcggcggcgccgaTCTTCCAGACCTCTCCGAGGACGACGTCTGGCCCGCCTTCTCCGACGATCACTCATCGGCGGAAATCGACGACGACTACCATCGCTGGCCGCGGACGGACCGCGGCGGCGATGGTCGGTGGGCCGATCGGCACGTCGGCGGGCTTTCCCTCGCCTTCGAGGAAGCCTACCGCGGGACGGCCGCCCCGCCGCGGCGGGAGAAGCGGATCCCGGCGGCGGCATCTGCGCCGGTCGACGTTCCTGCCTGGCCGCGACATCTCCGGGCCGGATCAGGCGGTCCGCCTCCGGATCCGGAGGTGGAGGAGGACTCATCGGAGACGGAGTGGCTCCCCCCGCACGAGTACCTGGCGCGGGAGCACGGGCGGAGCGCCGCGACGTCCTCGGTCTTGGAAGGCGCCGGGCGGACGCTCAAAGGTCGCGACATGAGCCGGGTTCGCGACGCGGTCTGGAGCCAGACCGGCTTCTTCGGTTGAACCGAATCGAACCGGAGAGGCTCACTTGTCGGATGCGCTTTGTGTCTGTGTAATAGCTGTGATTTGGTTTGATCGCCGATTCGCCGTGTGCTTGCCAATGAGCTCAATCGAATGCTGTAGAAGAGTCTTTTCAACAAAATGGTCATTAGAAAAATTGAAGAATTAGTAGACAACAAATTGCAACATTAAAGAAATCACAAAAAGGGTAGGCAAAGTGGCACACTACCTCTACCAGTACTAGTGCCTGTGAGTGTGGGGGAATAAAGTCGGGGGGTGGTGCAATAATTGAGGTTGGTTGGACCAGAGAAGAGGACCCCATTTCTGATGGGGATTTGGGTCGTAAATTGATGGGGAAATAAGAGACACAGGTCGTCCCTACGCCTTTTTGCAGAAAGTGACGTCGACCTTTACCACACTGATCTTatctcttgattttttttattttttaatctagaCGTTAACTAATCAATGAATTTAGGAGGTGATCAAAAAAAATTTCGCCAATCATCGAAGTAATTCCACCAACACAAGATAAATCCAACAATTGACCACCACGGTGGTGATAAGTGTGACAAGACTTGGAAAACTCGATAGGGATGAATTCTTAGGTTGGAACAAATGCATACCATTACTTTATCGTTTACCCAAAGAAACAACAAGATTACACATAATCAATCAGTTTAGATTTCGATTACAACAACAAAGAGGTCATTTTTTCTCTCTCTGAATCAAGAACGAACTAACAAATGCAGCTCTCTACTGGTTTTAGGAAATTCAAAGCCAAGGAATGTTACCGATGCTATGCGTAGACTTCTAGTCTACCATGTTGGTTTCTGGGAGAGCCTTCTTGGCGGGATTATAAACACTATAGTCACCGAAATCCCTGCGTCCGCtgcaagaaaaaataaaaaagtatcaACAAACATATGCTCAGGCATCTAATTCACTTGAAGCATTGAGCTCGTCTAGTTATTGATGTGCTTGTCAACACCTGATAGTGAGAATCCAGACCGAACCAAAGTGATTCGTGATGATTTAGGAGGGATTCGGATTTCTAGTTGGGTCTGGAGTGGGCTACAATAGATGCAATTGATGCCAAAAGCTTAATTTGGCAGATATCCATGATACCTCTAAGAAAacaaaccatgatgatgtgggtAAACAGATACACTAGTAGAAtctcttggatatgagaacaaagACAAAAGAACATAAAATAACATCTTTTCTGACATTTCATAAACAGTAGCTGAATTACCTGTGCATTATATCCCAACCCAATGGCAAGAAACGAGGATGAATGGCATCAACAAACACTTTTCTCCACCTTTGACAAAATTGGCGGACTCCTTCCTCTCTGTACCTTCTTAATAAATGCTCCACCACTTGTTTCCCATGTGGTCCATGTCCTAACAGTGACATCTTTTTTGCAGTTTCTGAGGAGGTGATCTCATCAGGCATGAGTAGTAAATTCACACTAGAATCATCTAATTGATCCTCATTTTCAATATCCATTTTCAGATAGGAAGCGTTTCCTTGTTCAATTTCTACTTCCCTGTTCAAAATCTGGATGCTACTAGAACCAAA from Zingiber officinale cultivar Zhangliang chromosome 6B, Zo_v1.1, whole genome shotgun sequence carries:
- the LOC121991564 gene encoding uncharacterized protein LOC121991564 codes for the protein MDKRRCYSAERLLASPAEFGDGGGGADLPDLSEDDVWPAFSDDHSSAEIDDDYHRWPRTDRGGDGRWADRHVGGLSLAFEEAYRGTAAPPRREKRIPAAASAPVDVPAWPRHLRAGSGGPPPDPEVEEDSSETEWLPPHEYLAREHGRSAATSSVLEGAGRTLKGRDMSRVRDAVWSQTGFFG